In Amaranthus tricolor cultivar Red isolate AtriRed21 chromosome 5, ASM2621246v1, whole genome shotgun sequence, a genomic segment contains:
- the LOC130813185 gene encoding alcohol dehydrogenase class-3 codes for MADTQGKVITCKAAVAWEPNKPLSIEDVQVAPPQAGEVRIKILFTALCHTDAYTWSGKDPEGLFPCILGHEAAGIVESVGEGVTEVQPGDHVIPCYQAECRECKFCKSGKTNLCGKVRAATGVGVMMNDRQTRFSANGKPIYHFMGTSTFSQYTVVHDVSVAKIDPQAPLEKVCLLGCGVPTGLGAVWNTAKVEPGSNVAIFGLGTVGLAVAEGAKTAGASRIIGIDIDPKKFDVAKRFGVTEFVNPKDHDKPIQQVIVDLTDGGVDYSFECIGNVSVMRAALECCHKGWGTSVIVGVAASGQEISTRPFQLVTGRVWKGTAFGGFKSRSQVPWLVEKYMKKEIKVDEYITHNLGLGDINKAFDLMHEGGCLRCVLSVHD; via the exons ATGGCTGATACTCAAGGAAAAGTCATCACCTGCAAAG CGGCGGTTGCTTGGGAACCCAACAAGCCCCTTTCCATTGAAGATGTCCAGGTTGCTCCGCCGCAAGCCGGTGAAGTTcgaatcaaaatcctttttacTGCGCTTTGTCATACTGATGCCTACACTTGGAGTGGAAAG GACCCTGAAGGTCTCTTCCCATGTATTCTTGGCCATGAAGCTGCAGG AATCGTGGAGAGTGTCGGTGAAGGTGTCACAGAAGTGCAACCTGGAGATCATGTTATTCCATGCTACCAAGCAGAGTGCAGAGAGTGCAAATTCTGCAAGTCAGGGAAGACAAACCTCTGTGGAAAAGTACGAGCAGCTACTGGAGTTGGTGTTATGATGAATGATCGCCAGACTCGTTTTTCCGCTAATGGGAAACCTATCTATCACTTCATGGGAACTTCAACATTTAGTCAATACACCGTAGTACATGATGTTAGTGTTGCGAAAATTGATCCACAAGCTCCTTTGGAAAAAGTTTGCCTTCTTGGTTGTGGTGTACCGACAG GTCTTGGAGCTGTATGGAACACTGCAAAAGTAGAGCCTGGGTCCAACGTTGCTATTTTTGGTCTTGGAACTGTAGGCCTAGCT GTTGCAGAGGGTGCTAAAACTGCTGGTGCTTCACGGATCATTGGTATCGATATTGACCCCAAGAAGTTCGACGTAG CTAAACGTTTCGGAGTGACAGAATTCGTGAACCCAAAGGATCACGACAAGCCCATTCAACAAGTGATTGTGGATCTAACTGATGGAGGAGTTGACTACAGTTTTGAGTGCATCGGAAATGTCTCCGTGATGAGAGCGGCTTTGGAGTGTTGCCATAAA GGGTGGGGAACATCCGTTATTGTGGGTGTTGCAGCCTCGGGTCAGGAGATTTCTACTCGTCCATTCCAACTCGTGACTGGCCGTGTTTGGAAGGGAACAGCTTTTGGTGGTTTCAAGAGCCGATCTCAAGTACCATGGCTCGTTGAGAAGTACATGAAGAAG GAGATTAAGGTTGATGAGTACATAACTCATAACTTGGGCCTCGGGGACATCAACAAGGCTTTTGATCTGATGCATGAAGGTGGTTGCCTCCGCTGTGTGTTATCTGTGCACGActaa
- the LOC130813927 gene encoding mitochondrial pyruvate carrier 1 isoform X1 produces MYHMASKFKAFLNSPVGPKTTHFWGPVANWGFVIAGLVDMNKPPEMISGNMTAAMCVYSGLFMRFAWMVQPRNYLLLACHASNETVQLYQLSRWARANGYLSQKKEEAPSQ; encoded by the exons AT GTATCACATGGCTTCTaaatttaaagcgtttttaaaCAGCCCCGTTGGACCTAAAACAACTCATTTCTGGGGGCCTGTTGCAAATTGGGGATTTGTTATAGCT GGGCTTGTGGACATGAATAAACCACCTGAAATGATATCAGGCAACATGACTGCAG CAATGTGTGTTTACTCTGGACTATTCATGAGGTTTGCATGGATGGTACAGCCCCGCAACTACCTTCTTTTAGCATGCCATGCTTCAAATGAAACTGTGCAGCTATACCAACTATCACGGTGGGCTAGAGCTAACGG GTACTTATCACAAAAGAAAGAGGAAGCCCCGTCACAATGA
- the LOC130813927 gene encoding mitochondrial pyruvate carrier 1 isoform X2, giving the protein MASKFKAFLNSPVGPKTTHFWGPVANWGFVIAGLVDMNKPPEMISGNMTAAMCVYSGLFMRFAWMVQPRNYLLLACHASNETVQLYQLSRWARANGYLSQKKEEAPSQ; this is encoded by the exons ATGGCTTCTaaatttaaagcgtttttaaaCAGCCCCGTTGGACCTAAAACAACTCATTTCTGGGGGCCTGTTGCAAATTGGGGATTTGTTATAGCT GGGCTTGTGGACATGAATAAACCACCTGAAATGATATCAGGCAACATGACTGCAG CAATGTGTGTTTACTCTGGACTATTCATGAGGTTTGCATGGATGGTACAGCCCCGCAACTACCTTCTTTTAGCATGCCATGCTTCAAATGAAACTGTGCAGCTATACCAACTATCACGGTGGGCTAGAGCTAACGG GTACTTATCACAAAAGAAAGAGGAAGCCCCGTCACAATGA
- the LOC130813925 gene encoding uncharacterized protein LOC130813925 isoform X4, whose amino-acid sequence MSLLPLCIVFATFVHVACRDYPHARHSCAKFPFSSTPHENRCALCHCYVCDSVAPCDHWGSGVLTTDHCHATDKEEYWKQERKSFRQMKNPGPMSISKPIVESFLQPSQLHPVLTGPNQLLRAKSTHGMSSTDVRLSNRLQTNQIARQLLGTRNVQIQANRVAHLNPRTRMVPSRPIFKRAGFTRRPGDAYQPTCYAQDNVRVACIEQPLQLLTGQNNPTNSRAPFLHLDLNPNCLSSSTSSMSPVSQGYNQPSPHTSTLLFHGYGQSAAVASDTVNSFTCTNQTQSVPVQILPCSEHSAGSQNIFDPAPDILSSVTPISLQISTDQAYCSPILSSSTSTPNNDTLNCQQLAANNSPFGVVPMHEVSTSMQQNVPISGDAENLEFDFENWLDNIGSVLGPKDDGFVSDTNNQASMPEPLDTGMLYFDFETSWKGLTRL is encoded by the exons ATGTCGCTGCTCCCTCTATGTATTGTGTTTGCAACTTTTGTTCAT GTTGCATGCAGAGATTATCCCCATGCGCGACATTCTTGTGCAAAATTTCCTTTCAGTTCTACACCACATGAAAACCGCTGTGCTTTG TGTCATTGTTATGTTTGTGACTCAGTTGCTCCATGCGACCATTGGGGATCTGGAGTCTTAACTACCGATCACTGTCATGCTACAGACAAGGAAGAATACTGGAAGCAAGAGAGGAAAAGCTTCAGGCAGATGAAGAATCCAGGTCCCATGTCAATCTCTAAACCTATTGTCGAATCTTTCCTTCAACCTTCACAATTGCATCCGGTTCTTACAGGACCCAATCAACTTTTGAGGGCAAAGTCTACCCATGGGATGTCTTCAACTGACGTTAGATTATCAAATAGATTACAGACAAATCAGATTGCTAGACAACTTCTTGGGACTCGTAACGTTCAAATCCAGGCCAATAGAGTTGCACATCTGAATCCTAGAACTAGAATGGTCCCTTCTCGTCCGATTTTCAAGAGGGCTGGATTTACAAGGAGGCCTGGTGATGCGTATCAACCTACTTGCTACGCACAAGACAATGTTCGTGTAGCATGCATAGAGCAGCCGCTTCAGCTCTTAACAGGACAAAACAATCCCACCAACTCAAGGGCTCCATTCCTTCACTTGGATTTAAATCCCAATTGTTTATCTTCAAGCACAAGCAGTATGTCCCCTGTTTCTCAAGGATATAATCAGCCTAGTCCACATACCTCAACTTTGCTTTTTCATGGATATGGTCAGTCTGCTGCTGTAGCAAGTGATACCGTCAACTCATTCACATGCACGAACCAAACACAGAGTGTACCTGTTCAAATTCTTCCTTGCAGTGAACATTCAGCTGGATCTCAGAATATTTTTGATCCGGCTCCTGACATTTTAAGCAGTGTTACACCGATAAGCCTTCAAATTTCAACTGATCAAGCTTATTGTAGTCCAATTCTTTCTAGTAGTACATCTACACCAAACAATGACACTTTGAACTGTCAGCAGTTAGCAGCAAATAACTCTCCATTTGGAGTTGTGCCTATGCATGAAGTCTCGACGTCAATGCAGCAGAACGTGCCAATCTCGGGTGATGCTGAAAATTTGgagtttgattttgaaaattgGCTCGACAATATTGGATCCGTTCTTGGTCCAAAAGACGACGGTTTTGTGTCTGATACAAACAACCAAGCTTCCATGCCTGAGCCTCTTGATACAGGTATGCTCTATTTTGATTTCGAGACTTCTTGGAAAGGGCTGACTCGTTTATAG
- the LOC130813925 gene encoding uncharacterized protein LOC130813925 isoform X1 → MDQSLIFELSSDDEVGFDNSPTVDNFGWITKLLEDDNSDEIVSNSNGRLLITNNGVNNDEDDSDDVVVVGEVIVVQKPKKPKALSPRIDDDEDDCIVLDGDPDKPKGDAKKSGQEDDLDDSDDLLIVGEKGQVACRDYPHARHSCAKFPFSSTPHENRCALCHCYVCDSVAPCDHWGSGVLTTDHCHATDKEEYWKQERKSFRQMKNPGPMSISKPIVESFLQPSQLHPVLTGPNQLLRAKSTHGMSSTDVRLSNRLQTNQIARQLLGTRNVQIQANRVAHLNPRTRMVPSRPIFKRAGFTRRPGDAYQPTCYAQDNVRVACIEQPLQLLTGQNNPTNSRAPFLHLDLNPNCLSSSTSSMSPVSQGYNQPSPHTSTLLFHGYGQSAAVASDTVNSFTCTNQTQSVPVQILPCSEHSAGSQNIFDPAPDILSSVTPISLQISTDQAYCSPILSSSTSTPNNDTLNCQQLAANNSPFGVVPMHEVSTSMQQNVPISGDAENLEFDFENWLDNIGSVLGPKDDGFVSDTNNQASMPEPLDTGMLYFDFETSWKGLTRL, encoded by the exons ATGGATCAGTCACTAATTTTTGAATTAAGTTCCGATGATGAAGTTGGTTTCGATAATTCTCCCACTGTTGACAATTTTGGTTGGATAACAAAGCTTCTTGAAGATGATAATTCTGATGAAATTGTGTCTAATTCTAATGGAAGACTCCTTATCACTAATAATGGTGTTAATAATGATGAAGATGACTCCGACGACGTTGTTGTTGTGGGTGAAGTGATTGTTGTTCAAAAGCCAAAAAAGCCGAAAGCGTTGTCGCCCAGAATTGACGATGATGAGGATGATTGTATTGTGTTGGATGGTGACCCAGATAAACCTAAAGGCGATGCTAAAAAATCTGGACAAGAAGACGATTTGGACGACTCAGATGATCTGCTTATTGTTGGTGAAAAGGGTCAG GTTGCATGCAGAGATTATCCCCATGCGCGACATTCTTGTGCAAAATTTCCTTTCAGTTCTACACCACATGAAAACCGCTGTGCTTTG TGTCATTGTTATGTTTGTGACTCAGTTGCTCCATGCGACCATTGGGGATCTGGAGTCTTAACTACCGATCACTGTCATGCTACAGACAAGGAAGAATACTGGAAGCAAGAGAGGAAAAGCTTCAGGCAGATGAAGAATCCAGGTCCCATGTCAATCTCTAAACCTATTGTCGAATCTTTCCTTCAACCTTCACAATTGCATCCGGTTCTTACAGGACCCAATCAACTTTTGAGGGCAAAGTCTACCCATGGGATGTCTTCAACTGACGTTAGATTATCAAATAGATTACAGACAAATCAGATTGCTAGACAACTTCTTGGGACTCGTAACGTTCAAATCCAGGCCAATAGAGTTGCACATCTGAATCCTAGAACTAGAATGGTCCCTTCTCGTCCGATTTTCAAGAGGGCTGGATTTACAAGGAGGCCTGGTGATGCGTATCAACCTACTTGCTACGCACAAGACAATGTTCGTGTAGCATGCATAGAGCAGCCGCTTCAGCTCTTAACAGGACAAAACAATCCCACCAACTCAAGGGCTCCATTCCTTCACTTGGATTTAAATCCCAATTGTTTATCTTCAAGCACAAGCAGTATGTCCCCTGTTTCTCAAGGATATAATCAGCCTAGTCCACATACCTCAACTTTGCTTTTTCATGGATATGGTCAGTCTGCTGCTGTAGCAAGTGATACCGTCAACTCATTCACATGCACGAACCAAACACAGAGTGTACCTGTTCAAATTCTTCCTTGCAGTGAACATTCAGCTGGATCTCAGAATATTTTTGATCCGGCTCCTGACATTTTAAGCAGTGTTACACCGATAAGCCTTCAAATTTCAACTGATCAAGCTTATTGTAGTCCAATTCTTTCTAGTAGTACATCTACACCAAACAATGACACTTTGAACTGTCAGCAGTTAGCAGCAAATAACTCTCCATTTGGAGTTGTGCCTATGCATGAAGTCTCGACGTCAATGCAGCAGAACGTGCCAATCTCGGGTGATGCTGAAAATTTGgagtttgattttgaaaattgGCTCGACAATATTGGATCCGTTCTTGGTCCAAAAGACGACGGTTTTGTGTCTGATACAAACAACCAAGCTTCCATGCCTGAGCCTCTTGATACAGGTATGCTCTATTTTGATTTCGAGACTTCTTGGAAAGGGCTGACTCGTTTATAG
- the LOC130813925 gene encoding uncharacterized protein LOC130813925 isoform X3, translating into MLSNVLANADPAFRRMQFLSELYVVPHMGALVACRDYPHARHSCAKFPFSSTPHENRCALCHCYVCDSVAPCDHWGSGVLTTDHCHATDKEEYWKQERKSFRQMKNPGPMSISKPIVESFLQPSQLHPVLTGPNQLLRAKSTHGMSSTDVRLSNRLQTNQIARQLLGTRNVQIQANRVAHLNPRTRMVPSRPIFKRAGFTRRPGDAYQPTCYAQDNVRVACIEQPLQLLTGQNNPTNSRAPFLHLDLNPNCLSSSTSSMSPVSQGYNQPSPHTSTLLFHGYGQSAAVASDTVNSFTCTNQTQSVPVQILPCSEHSAGSQNIFDPAPDILSSVTPISLQISTDQAYCSPILSSSTSTPNNDTLNCQQLAANNSPFGVVPMHEVSTSMQQNVPISGDAENLEFDFENWLDNIGSVLGPKDDGFVSDTNNQASMPEPLDTGMLYFDFETSWKGLTRL; encoded by the exons ATGCTCTCTAATGTGCTGGCTAATGCGGATCCAGCTTTCAGGCGCATGCAGTTCCTTTCAGAGTTGTATGTGGTACCACATATGGGTGCATTG GTTGCATGCAGAGATTATCCCCATGCGCGACATTCTTGTGCAAAATTTCCTTTCAGTTCTACACCACATGAAAACCGCTGTGCTTTG TGTCATTGTTATGTTTGTGACTCAGTTGCTCCATGCGACCATTGGGGATCTGGAGTCTTAACTACCGATCACTGTCATGCTACAGACAAGGAAGAATACTGGAAGCAAGAGAGGAAAAGCTTCAGGCAGATGAAGAATCCAGGTCCCATGTCAATCTCTAAACCTATTGTCGAATCTTTCCTTCAACCTTCACAATTGCATCCGGTTCTTACAGGACCCAATCAACTTTTGAGGGCAAAGTCTACCCATGGGATGTCTTCAACTGACGTTAGATTATCAAATAGATTACAGACAAATCAGATTGCTAGACAACTTCTTGGGACTCGTAACGTTCAAATCCAGGCCAATAGAGTTGCACATCTGAATCCTAGAACTAGAATGGTCCCTTCTCGTCCGATTTTCAAGAGGGCTGGATTTACAAGGAGGCCTGGTGATGCGTATCAACCTACTTGCTACGCACAAGACAATGTTCGTGTAGCATGCATAGAGCAGCCGCTTCAGCTCTTAACAGGACAAAACAATCCCACCAACTCAAGGGCTCCATTCCTTCACTTGGATTTAAATCCCAATTGTTTATCTTCAAGCACAAGCAGTATGTCCCCTGTTTCTCAAGGATATAATCAGCCTAGTCCACATACCTCAACTTTGCTTTTTCATGGATATGGTCAGTCTGCTGCTGTAGCAAGTGATACCGTCAACTCATTCACATGCACGAACCAAACACAGAGTGTACCTGTTCAAATTCTTCCTTGCAGTGAACATTCAGCTGGATCTCAGAATATTTTTGATCCGGCTCCTGACATTTTAAGCAGTGTTACACCGATAAGCCTTCAAATTTCAACTGATCAAGCTTATTGTAGTCCAATTCTTTCTAGTAGTACATCTACACCAAACAATGACACTTTGAACTGTCAGCAGTTAGCAGCAAATAACTCTCCATTTGGAGTTGTGCCTATGCATGAAGTCTCGACGTCAATGCAGCAGAACGTGCCAATCTCGGGTGATGCTGAAAATTTGgagtttgattttgaaaattgGCTCGACAATATTGGATCCGTTCTTGGTCCAAAAGACGACGGTTTTGTGTCTGATACAAACAACCAAGCTTCCATGCCTGAGCCTCTTGATACAGGTATGCTCTATTTTGATTTCGAGACTTCTTGGAAAGGGCTGACTCGTTTATAG
- the LOC130813925 gene encoding uncharacterized protein LOC130813925 isoform X2, whose product MDQSLIFELSSDDEVGFDNSPTVDNFGWITKLLEDDNSDEIVSNSNGRLLITNNGVNNDEDDSDDVVVVGEVIVVQKPKKPKALSPRIDDDEDDCIVLDGDPDKPKGDAKKSGQEDDLDDSDDLLIVGEKGQVACRDYPHARHSCAKFPFSSTPHENRCALCHCYVCDSVAPCDHWGSGVLTTDHCHATDKEEYWKQERKSFRQMKNPGPNQLLRAKSTHGMSSTDVRLSNRLQTNQIARQLLGTRNVQIQANRVAHLNPRTRMVPSRPIFKRAGFTRRPGDAYQPTCYAQDNVRVACIEQPLQLLTGQNNPTNSRAPFLHLDLNPNCLSSSTSSMSPVSQGYNQPSPHTSTLLFHGYGQSAAVASDTVNSFTCTNQTQSVPVQILPCSEHSAGSQNIFDPAPDILSSVTPISLQISTDQAYCSPILSSSTSTPNNDTLNCQQLAANNSPFGVVPMHEVSTSMQQNVPISGDAENLEFDFENWLDNIGSVLGPKDDGFVSDTNNQASMPEPLDTGMLYFDFETSWKGLTRL is encoded by the exons ATGGATCAGTCACTAATTTTTGAATTAAGTTCCGATGATGAAGTTGGTTTCGATAATTCTCCCACTGTTGACAATTTTGGTTGGATAACAAAGCTTCTTGAAGATGATAATTCTGATGAAATTGTGTCTAATTCTAATGGAAGACTCCTTATCACTAATAATGGTGTTAATAATGATGAAGATGACTCCGACGACGTTGTTGTTGTGGGTGAAGTGATTGTTGTTCAAAAGCCAAAAAAGCCGAAAGCGTTGTCGCCCAGAATTGACGATGATGAGGATGATTGTATTGTGTTGGATGGTGACCCAGATAAACCTAAAGGCGATGCTAAAAAATCTGGACAAGAAGACGATTTGGACGACTCAGATGATCTGCTTATTGTTGGTGAAAAGGGTCAG GTTGCATGCAGAGATTATCCCCATGCGCGACATTCTTGTGCAAAATTTCCTTTCAGTTCTACACCACATGAAAACCGCTGTGCTTTG TGTCATTGTTATGTTTGTGACTCAGTTGCTCCATGCGACCATTGGGGATCTGGAGTCTTAACTACCGATCACTGTCATGCTACAGACAAGGAAGAATACTGGAAGCAAGAGAGGAAAAGCTTCAGGCAGATGAAGAATCCAG GACCCAATCAACTTTTGAGGGCAAAGTCTACCCATGGGATGTCTTCAACTGACGTTAGATTATCAAATAGATTACAGACAAATCAGATTGCTAGACAACTTCTTGGGACTCGTAACGTTCAAATCCAGGCCAATAGAGTTGCACATCTGAATCCTAGAACTAGAATGGTCCCTTCTCGTCCGATTTTCAAGAGGGCTGGATTTACAAGGAGGCCTGGTGATGCGTATCAACCTACTTGCTACGCACAAGACAATGTTCGTGTAGCATGCATAGAGCAGCCGCTTCAGCTCTTAACAGGACAAAACAATCCCACCAACTCAAGGGCTCCATTCCTTCACTTGGATTTAAATCCCAATTGTTTATCTTCAAGCACAAGCAGTATGTCCCCTGTTTCTCAAGGATATAATCAGCCTAGTCCACATACCTCAACTTTGCTTTTTCATGGATATGGTCAGTCTGCTGCTGTAGCAAGTGATACCGTCAACTCATTCACATGCACGAACCAAACACAGAGTGTACCTGTTCAAATTCTTCCTTGCAGTGAACATTCAGCTGGATCTCAGAATATTTTTGATCCGGCTCCTGACATTTTAAGCAGTGTTACACCGATAAGCCTTCAAATTTCAACTGATCAAGCTTATTGTAGTCCAATTCTTTCTAGTAGTACATCTACACCAAACAATGACACTTTGAACTGTCAGCAGTTAGCAGCAAATAACTCTCCATTTGGAGTTGTGCCTATGCATGAAGTCTCGACGTCAATGCAGCAGAACGTGCCAATCTCGGGTGATGCTGAAAATTTGgagtttgattttgaaaattgGCTCGACAATATTGGATCCGTTCTTGGTCCAAAAGACGACGGTTTTGTGTCTGATACAAACAACCAAGCTTCCATGCCTGAGCCTCTTGATACAGGTATGCTCTATTTTGATTTCGAGACTTCTTGGAAAGGGCTGACTCGTTTATAG